aaccaaaccgattAAATAAACTGATATTTACTTCGGTTAGGTTTggttttgaatttttaaaaaccgataatatttggtttggttttggttttactaaaagcaaatcaaagaaaaaatcgaaccgaaccgataaattttatacataatttttataattatatatacacaatatattagtttttataaatactttaaaataatttatatactttttaagcaaaattttatttatctctaataggCTAATGAAACTTTATACTGTAAGCTGATTTTAAAAATAGAAATCcatgaattcaaactcatttattcaaagaaatAACTATATTAGATTTACCTAGATTTATTTTTcgtatttcttataaactttattcacttaattaaaatcataaatctTAAGACATTTTCTCCGTAATGCAAGAAACTATAGCTACCACAATAAATGGGTAATAATGGATTATAAGTTGGAAAATGATAGAAAACTCTATCCTAATTGTAGGAAAAAAACATGAAAGAGAAATAccgttaattttcttaaaaataaaaaaatcgactAAAACCGAACCAatggatatgtattatatttgatttggcttggttttattaattttaaaaacGGACTAAATTAATTTGGTTTTAATTTTAACCTAAAATCGACCCCATGAATGCTCCTAATTCTTGTACTTTATGAAATCAAGTCCCTCCAATTTTTCCTCCCTCGTACTCAATCAAACCACAAGGGTCATTAATTTTTAATTAAGTTATATACAATGTACACCGTCAAGTCATCAAAGAATATTTAATCATAAGTCTTTGTAATCTTGAATCTACCTATTATTGTAGATCAATTTTATCCGATAGTATAAAAAATTTATACACTCTTAATTCCCCAACTTAAACTCTAATTCAAATTTCTCCCAATTCTCATAATTCTTGCATAGCCTCTTTCAAAATCATAACCCCGCAAATTTCCCATCTAGCCATTCACAACAACATTTTATATGTTGCATCTCTCAACGAAATCACTGCCTTCGATTTAAAAACCTATGAACTAAATTTAATCGACACATTAAATTCATCTTTTGGCTTAGTAAAATCAATTGCCTTTACCAAGAATCATTAAGTAACTTTTTTGTTTTCTAGGCAttaattttgaacaccctggaccGCGTTAGCTAACCTTTTACAtttattcagggtgttcaaaagttaatatatgtacataaatacagaaaatttaccctatatgtacactgtaattttttaccgagggtgttcgggtgaacacccttgGCATGCTCTAAATCCGCCCATGCTGTTTACCAGTGCCATTTACGATATAGTCACTTTTGGAAACACTTTGCAAAGCACGACCACTTAATCAAATTCAGTCCCATGGACTGAAGTTCAAATCTGAACTCTGAGTGGTCGTTTGGTACACATACTAAGTTATTCCAGTATTATAGTCCTAGAATTATAATCTCTGGACTAATTTATTCACTTGAgagatgagataaaataataTCAAACTAGATGGTATAAGATGGTTATTCTAGACTACATTAGATGGCTATCCTAGACAAAGTTTGGGATAGGTTTTATACCGTGTTTGATTAAATTTATACCTTAAACTAAACAAGATATaaattttatccaaaattttatCTCGAAATATTCCAACTTATCCTGTGTGTACAAAACGACCCTGAAGGTGCTGTATTCTTTTTTATTAAAAATTGAGTTGGGACTCAACTTCAGTCCTGGGACTGAAGATTAGTGGTTACACTTGGAAGTTGGAAAGTATTAAAAAGTGGCTGCGTCTTAAATGACGCTAATTTTCTAGGCTGCTGGGCTACTATAGAGGTGGCAACCGGTTTggccttaccggttttaaccggtaaccggaccggttaaaccggaaccggaaccggaaccggaaccggtagaaccgatTCCGATTAACCgtttaatggtttaccggtccggttccaatattttggaaaccggaaccggttaaaccggtttaaccggtaaaaaattaaaaaaaaaaaaactaaagtatataagtaagtatatatagtatatagtacatatatataagtatatatagtatatatattaagttatacacatatataagtatatatagtatatatattaagtatatatagtatatatagtatatatagtagatatgtatatatagtatatatattaagttatacatatatataagtatatatagtatatagtacatatatatacatatatataagtatatatagtatatagtacatatatataagtatgtatagtatatatattaagttatacatatatataagtatatagagtatatagtacatatatattaagtatatatagtagatatgtatatatatatagagtatatagtacatatatattaagtatatatagtatatatagtagatatgtatatatagtatatttagtatatatattaagttatacatatatatacatatatatagtatatatattaagttatacatatatttagtatatagtacgtatatattaagtatatatagtagatatgtatatatagtatatatattaagttatacaaatatatatataataagttatacatatatatatatattaagttatatatatatttagtatatatattaagttatacatatatatagtatatataataagttatacatatatatatatatataagtatatatagtatatagtatatatattaagttatacatatatttagtatatatatatattaagttatacatatatataagtatatgtaagttatacatatatatgtatacgaaaagcactattctgtattgctgacttgctgttaggctgttagtcagtaaatatttaaactttaattataaagttgtataacatatgaaaatatagctacaatatacaaataaatactataatatatatatatatatatatatatatatatatatatatatatatatatatatatatatatatatatataatacaaaacacaaaaaaaaatagattttaaccactccgaaccggaccggttccagtttgaggtttaaaaccggtaaaccgaaaccggccggttccttaaccggttccataaccggttccggttggaaccggttgccacctttaggCTACTACAAAGGGACATGTACAGCTGGGAGCAGGGATGACCCATTTGGATATGGCCGAATACGATGCATTTTTTTTGGGGCTTTTTTCATAACTGACTGCATTTTAAGGGTTAAAAATCTGACATAGCAATATTTTACTTATTTACAGCTCGTAGCTACTTTTTTGTTTGTTGTATTTATTTTTTCGTCtgtatttaatttttgttttcGCTGTATTCATGACTAAAATAATTGTTTTTCACTATATTAATGAAATAATTATCTGCATTCATAAATTGGCTTattttattcatgaatacaacaagtaaAAAACTGAATGcatatacaccaataattacaCAAATGCATCATATTTTCCGATATGTATACAACAGATACAGGCGAAAAAAATACAATATAGATACactaaaaaattaacaaaaacaagcgaaaaacatTGTATACACAGTAAATATACATACAacgaaaaaattaatgaatacaatcaattgtatgctaaaaaattaATCAATACACTGAAAAAAAATCGTGATTTTTCAGATCTGGTGTATATCCGGCCAAGATCTGACCGGATCTGATCGTAAAAGCTCGCTGTGGTCGGATAAAGTCGTGGTGGTCGGCGACATCTTGGCCAGATCTTGGTGGTCGGCGACAGAGATCATATTAATAATCACCTGAATCAATGTTTCGCTTTTcgaataaaaaaaaagggaaagaaaaggaATAATCTGATTTATGTTTTCCAATTGCCTTTCCAGGCGATCAAAGTGGCAGATACCTCATTATATTGACTTGATATATTCGTATCTAAGAGTTGATAGCGTTGGTGTGCTTCTCATTAGTTGAGAGCTCGGCGACAGAGCAGATCTTGGTGGTCGGCGACAGAGCTTGGGTGGGGGGAAGGGGGAGAGAGATGGGAGGATTGAGTTGGAAGTGAATAATGTGATGATGGGGCATTttactttgtatatatatatatatatatatatatatatatatatatatatatatatatatatatatatagctataagatgtatttaacatataattattaattatgaaatgtaattattttaaactatagctactaaatataaatatgtagtAATGTTAGTTATGCTATGTAGTAATCCCTTCACGGATTGACggctctttaatttttacccttcgtttaaaaaaatatttaaaattttggATTTAAATattcgctcagtcaaaaaaaaaaaaaaatcacacggCAACGCTTCGCGAAAATTCTGCCTTAAAGCCTGACCTTTGACTGAATAAGCTTAATTTTGCTACCAAATTCTttcttatgaatttttttttgactGAATTGGAATTCGGACCCAAAATCTTTGAAATATTTTAGGCAAAatccaaaattaaagaccagcaatttgagggctaaaaattaaagatcacccctcggccaatcgtgcaaattgcccatagCATGAAGCCCAACAAAATACATTTCCCTACTCTTCTACATGAAAGCAATTCCGTCCACCAACGGCATCTTGCGTACTGATTCGTCTTtttatctctttttatttttacgACCCAGAAATTCATCACGGGCCAATCCTTACCTTTGATTACCAAAAAGTACAAATTTTATATTAATATAGGTGTACCCTTCTCTTCTGCGTTGAAAAAAAAAGGTATACTCTTATGCAGCCCACAACTGTTAAAAGACATACCAAACATTACTTGTTCAGTTTTTTACTTTTTCCTCCAACAATGGAAATAGAAGATGGTGGTTCCTTGTATAAACCTAAACACAAGATTTCTCACACTTTCTCAGACTTCATGATTAGGTATAACATCTTTATTCCCCTTTTCTATTAATTGTTAGACTTGTTCAATTAAAATTACAGATTAAcggtacaaaaataaaaaattgggacTTGAAGAAACCAGTAGAAACTTTAAGCTTTGTTCTTTTTTTGTGATTATTCACAGAGTCTTCCTCACATTTGGTACTTTATTTCAATTTGAATTATCACCGGATATGAATTTGTGTATTTCATTAAACAGCCTTTTAGGAAAAAAAAAGTCCAGTTTGTGGAGAAAAAAAGAGATTTTTGTGGGGAATTTTCATAAAGTGAagccataaaaaaaataaaaaattgggaccctttcttttttattattcactgagttttttttttttttttttttggcttacatTTTGTACTTTATTTCAATTTAAGTTACCCCCAGATATGAGTTGGTTTATTTCATTAGACAACTTTTTAAGAAATAGATAGAGTTTGTTAATAAAAAAGAATTAGCTAAATGGGAAtttctgttaaaaaaaaaatagatttttcttgagaattttctTAAAGTGAAGCCATACTTTTTTccctttgcattttttttttgcggGGGGTGATTGGTCAGACATTGTTTGAAAGTTTTTTTAGATTTTCATCTCAAGTTTAAGCAGATATTGAGAAATCACAGTGTTGACATGTAGTATTTGTGCTACTCgatgggaaaaaaaaagaaagaaagatacaACTTTGAAAATgattacttcctccgtcccaaaaGTAGTTGCATGTTTCCCTTTCgaaagtcaatttgactaatctttggAGCTAAATCTGTTTAGATTAATTTCATATTTTAAATTatggaattttaaattataagTTGGATATTAAAAAACTATACGAGAAGTACTATAAATTGCACTTCTTCtcatatcaatatggtaaaaaagtACATCTTGAAATGTTGGTCAAATTTCAGGTAGTTTGACTCTCGAGAAGCGAAACGTGACTAGTACTTTGAGACAAAGGAAGTACATAAGTTTAGTTCTCTCTATTTCAGGATTACAAAGTTTGATGAATTAGCGGAAGTGGGAAGTAGATTACTAGTTGGTTTTCAACAAGGACTTGGTAAGTGTTGTATAGCATCCAGTTGAATGAATCTACTCCAAGAATATAATTAATGTTTTATATGCTCTTTAGTGAATATAGCTAGTTTGCTTGCTTTTGTCAGAGTATCTGCGGCGTCAACCGATTGAAAAGTATTCTGAATTGGTCGAGCGCATTATTAGAGACAATGAAACTGATAGGCTTTCCTCCTACATAGAAGCTGGATGTCTGAATGCTCATGATTCTGTACAAAATATGTCCAAGTGTAAGTGTTTCACAAGTCTGGAATCTTTACCTCTCTCTCTTGGTTTTACGATAATTGAGTTTTTGCTTTGATACGTATTGCATGCTACTTATGCATGTCATATGATCATTTCTTTCTTGCTGCCAGAGTTTAATTTGGATAATTCTGTTTCGCTTATCTCTTTTCCATATAGTAGACTATTGAAATATCTTGTTTCAAATTTTTTGATATGTTTATATATAAACAAGAGGGATGACAAATTGTCtttgtgatttgatttttgttgttgttgtcttcaTATCATGATACTATGTACATCTAGTGCAGTTCGAGTTTCTCCCTTTTGTTTCCAATCTTTTTCTTTAGAAATTTTTTGGTGTTATTCGCTTTATAACTTGGGTTCCTTCTGCACAGAAGTACATACATGCCACCTTGGTCTTCAAGATCATGTAAACAAAGGTATTCCATGTGCCCTGAATTAATAATTTTTCTATATCATCTTTACATGATTGCTTTAGTTGCACTATAAACAGTTATGCGATTTTCCAATTGTATTTGAAGTTTGGTTGTAAAATGCTGATATTTAATTGCAGCGAAGTGTGTAGTTGATGAACTTGCATGTCTTTTAAAGGATGCGGAAGCTGTAGTGCAATCGATAAATTGTTGTTTGGCTCAAAAGGGGGAACTAAATGTTGGCAATGGTAAAGATTTGTTGGAAACCTCTGATGATGAAGTAAGTtccttttttctttaattttttagcCACTTACATGCTTGAGCTTTTAATAAGTATCGCCCATGCATTATTAGCTAACTCTTCATCTAGAACTGAGCCACTATTTATGCTGTTGAAAATTGCTGCAAGTGGAGACTGTTTCTCTATGAAATGGTTGTTAGAAAGATGGGATtacacatcaataattatgttaTTCTGGAATGAACTTGAGAAAATAGAAAGCAAGAATTAATATTGGATAAAACGGAGGCAAAAACGCAAGGCGATTTCTTCTTATTTGTCCAATCCTTGCTGGACAGAGTTACCCAATACCTGTGCTGGTTGCAGGTGGTAGGTATCCGgtagaattagtcgaggtgcgcaagCTGACACGGACATTATATTtatcaaaaaaggaaaaaaaaaaaaagaacttatgTCGGAAATCCAGATAAATTCTTCAATTCATTTTTTTGGGGggcaagccaaaaaaaaaaaaaaaacctacagTTAAGTTTATGCTTGGTCATATTACGTAGTTATGAGGTTAATACTAGTAGGTCTGCTATCCTTTTGAATTTTATAAGCTCTTAACCAAATGTGACTTTGTATCGGATTTGCTAAAATATCACAGTAAATGGCATTTGTGGTGCTACACTGCTGAAAAGATTCTGACTCCTAAATTTAAAGTTTCAAGCTAGTTTGTTGGAAAGCTATTCAAACAGTTAAGTTCCAGGTGGAAAGGGTTACTTTATGTGATTATTATCTAGATTTTGAGTCCGGAATAGAATAGTCTACTTGTAATGTTCActcaaaaattccaattttaaTTAATATAGACATTCCTATGTTCTTAtttcttaaaagaaaaaattatctAAATCAATCGTGATCATTAGGCTGACCTTGAGCCTATATATGTTTCCCTTTTGACTGTTTATGTTAACTGATTTCTGATAATATGCCAATGTAGGAAGAAGCATCGTCTGTTGATTCTCTGAAACATGTAGTCATTGATACTGCAACACTGATGGCAATAGTGTACTCCATGGTAAAAAGTGACTACACAATGCAGGTAATTATAATCTTTTTCCGTCCAATATATTCTTTATTATCGGTTTAGAATTAGCCAAGCTCGTAACGTTTAATTCTTTTTTGCCTGTAACaggaaaaaattgtttcttcCCTTAACCTCACTTCACCTTCCGGAGAATTGGATAGCTATTCCAGCATGTGGTCGTTGCGCCCTTACATAGATGATGAAATCATGCATAAAGCTTGGAAACTTGTCCGCTAACTCGTTCTATAGCAGAATGGATAGCTATTCCAGCATGTGGTCGTTGTGCCCTTACATAGATGATGAAATCATGCATAAAGCTTGGAAACTTGTCCGCTAACTCGTTCTATAGCAGAAAAAGCTCTACTGTATAGTTTTCTTGCTGGAAATTTGCTTGAAGCCGTAGCAAAATGCAGTTGGGATATAAGAAAAAAAGACAGACGAAAGGAAGTACCGGAAATTATAGGAGTTTGGGGGTtgaagaaggttatgatattgaAGATTATTAATTATTGGTTCAAATATGTAATTGTGTTATAGCAGTGAATCAAGTGGATTAACACATTTACTTCTTTCTTTTAGGAATATACGCAATGATTTTTTCGCTTTCACTTTCAAACACCCCGCTGATAACTAGAGTCATTCTTTGATATACGCTGACTATGAGTCAGGTTCAATAGAGTTTGATCAATCCTACTTTTTGTCATTAACACTCTAATTTATAAGTAATTCTAACAAAAGTTTTCATTACATTCTTCTCATGTTATCTTATAATTGTAAGCTCGGTATTATGTTGAGTAAAAAACATGATGCTAAATGATGAATAAGGCTAAATTCTAGCTGAGAAAAGAAGtggagaaaaaaataaattagagaaATAAATGAATGCTCAGTTGAACTTCACAAATTAGACATTTTTCAATTTCTGTAATTGAAAAATAATCACTATCATGAAATTTCAAATTTCATCGATGAAAATTTCATGATTTTAAAATCCATTACAGTATAATCGCCAGCAAATGCCTTTTCTACCAGCAAGTCAACACAAGTCCAGTTCAACTTATAATAGTTTAGAAAAGTAGTTGACAATAACAAATTATTTCTTAATGGAACTGAAAGGCCATTACATAAGATACTTGTAGTACTATTCACACAAGATCAAGATTACTCCCTAATCTACAACTAGCTTCCACTGAGATGAAATTAACTTACCACAAGTTAATTCATAAATTATTAAGAAGAGGCACTTACACCACGATTATTTAAAATACCAATAGAAAGGTAGGATTTGCAATAATTGCAAGTTTATTGACTTAAAACAccaattttctttttcactcGATTATAAGTTTGGAAGCCTCGTTGAGACTCTCGATTTCATATGAATAACCAAGTTTGTCAGCTTGATTTTGGAACTCTTTCATCTCACCTTGTGAAACTTGGAATCCCACTAACACACTTGCATCAAGTTCTCCCTGTCATGGAAATAGAAAATAACAAGTTACTTACACTAGCAAAAGATATTATATTATTACGTTATCTAAAGGATAAGAATTTAAATTTTGTGTACTAAACTGTGTATACAATCAGATTATTTGTAAGGTACTTTTAACTAGTGCCACGGGGGCGTCATCCACCTATAATAGTTAGCAATAGTGAATAAACGAGTAATCGGTCTGAAGAAAGAAAAGGAACTTGCTAGACCTTCCGAACAAAAGTTAAATTACACCTAGAAATGATAAAATAAAAACTCTTTATACTACCGGTGTATATAAATTAAATTCAAAAGATAATTATAAGTACTCTGCAAATATAACCGTCAATAATAAGTGAAACTAATTGCCAGAAAAATAACATCATATGCAACATGCTTCTGGTAGTTTAATTATACTTTAGTATAAATATTACCCTATTTTCATTGGAAGTCATATAAGTTAAGTCCAACCAAAAAATGAAGATtgtgattagtaattaattaccTGTTCACGGTAATGGAACAAAGTTATATTCCAACAAGGGCTGAAAGTATCTAAGAACTTCCTCAAAGCTCCAGGTTTCTCAGGGAATATGAATTGACAGAAAATCTCATTACTAGGATCTGATCTGCCACCcatctattaaaaaaaaaaaaaatccacatagaaAGCAAGAattgatatgattttattcaaaACTAGTTAGCCACATGATAACAAAATGAATTATTTAAGGACTAATAATATTACCAAATGCCTTATGTGTTCTTTCACCAAGTCATTATTTGAGAGATTAACAGTATTAAATTGTGATGATTTCATCCTCTCCAACATTGCATCAACATCCGATTTTTCATGAACATCAACACTGCAcattaaatgaacaaataaataAAGCTAAAGTCTTAGatacaataataaaaaaaaatctgctAACAAAGATAAAGCAATCTAAAATTGAAGGAAACTTTAATTACCTGTACAGAACTAGAGCTTGTTTCCTTCCAGAACTATATCTGTACGTGCATTCAGTAATATTCAAAGAGTCCACCTGCAATTCAAGTTAAAAGTCAGTTTCTTATACCAAAAAGAAATAGTAGTACTGTAGAGGTGTTAAATGGACGGGTTGAACTAAATTTGAGTGGATCAAAATGAGTTGAGTCAATTTAGGCTACATATTTCGCCCAAATCAGTCCAACTTTTAGATGAACTGAACTTTCGAGATCAAAATAGGCTAAGTTAATAAATGAACGAGTCATTAACACCCCAAACGTAGACGGATTAGACTTGCATATTTTCATCAGTCTAATTTTGCCACCCCTATATAATAGTAAGCAAAATGTATATTCTTGAATATTGTCGCACCCATGTTGTACCCTCCAAAATTCACTACTTTTGGAGTACCGACACCGTGACACGTGCCCGACgacattttttaaaaatttgaattGGACTGAATTGGGTTGACCAAAATGAGATGACTTAATAAAAGAATAGGTCATTAACCCGCCCAAACTTAGACCGATGTCATATTTTCATAGACTAATTCTTCCACCCCTATATATAGTAGTAAGCAAAAAAGTGTATTATTAAATACTGATGCACGTGTATCGTATCcttcaaaaatacactacttttaaTGTACCGACACGCACTCAACGACATTTTTAAAGAATCCGAACAACATAGATCGATATAATTTGACTAAAGTAACTTACTTGTTCACAGAATTTCTTGAAGCTTCCTGGTTCTTCTGGCATAAAAGTAGCTAACAAAGCTTCTCTCTGTCCACCAATTTCTGCTAAATCCACTATTAATTTTAGCTTGCTGAAGTCCATATTGGCTCCACTAGCAATTGCTACAACATTTTCATCTTTAATGTTATAATATTTGCAGTATGCTGCTGCTCCAGCTATGGCAAGTGCACCTGATGTCTCTAATATGTTCCTTCCTTCTTCAAATACATCCTATGCATTGAGACAAAAAATAAACGAACAATTAATTACATGGAAAACTCTACAGAACTTAAAACGTTCAAATTTATCTATGTACTATTTGGAATTGTTCAATTTTGCTTTTTGCTATACTACAGAACTTAAAACGTTCAAATTTATCTATGTACTATTTGGAATTGTTCAATTTTGCTTTTTGCTATACTTTTGGTTCATTCATACCTTTGCCGTTGATAAATCGTTCTGCCCTTACCATTAACGAAACTCTGGATTGAAATGATTGGAATCCACGTTTCCAAAAATTTTGAGAAAAAAGTTCAAATTTTACCCCTAAACCTTTGACTATGATTTAGAATTATCCTCTAGTTGACCTCTATTGGGGTTAAAAATAACGGAGGGCAATAATGTTCAGTTTTTAATActtcctccggataaaaaaaagagtccacttagctatttgcacacccttaagaaaatactaactcttagataaaaatagataatttgactaaactacccctagttaaataggcattgagatttgatcatataacacttaataggggcaaatatgaaaaaacaagatttattctttcttgatttgctaagtggactctttttttgatccggagggagtagttCAAGGGAGAATTTGATCATTTTTCCTCTTAAAAATAATACCTTCATAAGAAAAGGCAGCTAGGATACATAAATTACAATAGGATACTTTTATTTCACATCTAAAGTAGCATTATGAGTTGTGGTGAGATGGACAAGATCCATCAACCTTTAACTAGACGCCTAGGTTTCAAGCCTTGTGAATGACAAAAATCCTAACCTTAAACAAAAGTATCAGGTTCAAGTCCTGAGAACAGAAACAGAAAAATTCTAGTAGAGAGCGCTTATCCTTTATTAACCTTTACAAGGCACGAATTCAAATTAATCGAGCGCCGAAGCGCATACCGGATAAATATAAAAAACGTCTAAAGTCGTGTGTATGACAAAAGATGTTTGTCTAACCTTTACTGCAGTACTAATAGCATCACGATCAACAAGTACCATTCCATCAATTAAATCCTTGCTTAAACGAAAAGTCACTTCACCAACAAGTGCAACAGCAACACCATCAGCAAAATTATCAACTTGTTCCAGCTTAACTCTCTCTCCATAATGCAATGACAATGTCATTGAACTTGCACCAAATGGCTCAACTCCAATGATCTTTGTGTTAGGGGCAACTTTTTTGAAAAAGGCAGCAACACCAGCTAATAGACCCCCACCACCAACAGGCACAAATACTGCATGTATATCCTTAAGTTGACGGTTTATCTCTGTTCCAATTGTACCTAAATGCGTATGCAGAAGTTTTTCATAGGCAGTGTCAGCATTTAAAGAAGTAAATAGATGAAATAATCACAGATTATAGTGATTGATGGCTCTTTAAATCCGCAGAAATTGAACACTTTGGCATGTGACAAATTGAAATTTAGATCAGATTTAATAAGCTTACGACCACTAAATCGATATTATTGATGAAAGGAAATTCAGGTATGTTACTGTGACATTTTTAACGAGTTTTCGTTTCTAAAAATATATTTACATTTTACAATAGCAAAAGATTTTGTGGAGCCATTAGAGGAATGAGCGGAGGGAAGAGGATGCTAAAAAGTAGGGGGATTTAATTAATTACCAAGTTGAATTTTGTGGTTTTAATAGGCATAAATTGAAGTTCAAAATGGACCCGTTAGTGAATAAGAGCATCATTAGCCTACAGTATTAAATTGCGGGAAAAAAtaaccatttttttttatctttttaattATCTTAATAATTTTGTTAGCGGAGTAAGAAAATAAAGACAAATACATGTCAGTTTGTTAACAGCGAGGGCAAAACTAGACATATTTACAAAACACAGAGGCAATTTAGGACTTCTTTTCTTAAAAGTATAATTCTATAGATGTTTTTTCCTCGTTGAAACAGGACAAAAATACTTTATTCTTTTTATTTATATAAAGTAAAATTTTCCGATAAAGCGAAATAATGCAATAATGCTTGGCCTAAGATGGCTGCGCCCCTATTAGTACCTTGGCCTATGATGACATCTGGATGATCGAAAGGTGGGATGAATGTGAGACCTTCCTCTTCAGCCAACTTCAATGCATATGTTTGAGCTTCATCAAATGTGTCACCCTCAAGTACTATTGTACCACCTAAGTTTTCAACT
The nucleotide sequence above comes from Lycium barbarum isolate Lr01 chromosome 3, ASM1917538v2, whole genome shotgun sequence. Encoded proteins:
- the LOC132629955 gene encoding uncharacterized protein LOC132629955 isoform X1, producing the protein MEIEDVYKPKHKISHTFSDFMISSLYFRITKFDELAEVGSRLLVGFQQGLVCLLLSEYLRRQPIEKYSELVERIIRDNETDRLSSYIEAGCLNAHDSVQNMSKLHTCHLGLQDHVNKAKCVVDELACLLKDAEAVVQSINCCLAQKGELNVGNGKDLLETSDDEEEASSVDSLKHVVIDTATLMAIVYSMVKSDYTMQEKIVSSLNLTSPSGELDSYSSMWSLRPYIDDEIMHKAWKLVR
- the LOC132629955 gene encoding uncharacterized protein LOC132629955 isoform X4 gives rise to the protein MEIEDVYKPKHKISHTFSDFMIRITKFDELAEVGSRLLVGFQQGLEYLRRQPIEKYSELVERIIRDNETDRLSSYIEAGCLNAHDSVQNMSKLHTCHLGLQDHVNKAKCVVDELACLLKDAEAVVQSINCCLAQKGELNVGNGKDLLETSDDEEEASSVDSLKHVVIDTATLMAIVYSMVKSDYTMQEKIVSSLNLTSPSGELDSYSSMWSLRPYIDDEIMHKAWKLVR
- the LOC132629953 gene encoding threonine dehydratase-like, coding for MVALCLAPTHNFTSNPKSTTISRTAAIPAGRNDTFKISTTGRNMKMGGSRVRPSALPLKMSQLISLSDSSAPVVSAPASLQDIEAGKLIENNPTGGDSEELFQYLLEILSSRVYDVAIESPLQHATKLSKRLGVNLFIKREDMQSVFSFKLRGAYNMMSKLPKEQLERGVITASAGNHAQGVALGAQRLQCTAKIVMPVTTPVIKREAVENLGGTIVLEGDTFDEAQTYALKLAEEEGLTFIPPFDHPDVIIGQGTIGTEINRQLKDIHAVFVPVGGGGLLAGVAAFFKKVAPNTKIIGVEPFGASSMTLSLHYGERVKLEQVDNFADGVAVALVGEVTFRLSKDLIDGMVLVDRDAISTAVKDVFEEGRNILETSGALAIAGAAAYCKYYNIKDENVVAIASGANMDFSKLKLIVDLAEIGGQREALLATFMPEEPGSFKKFCEQVDSLNITECTYRYSSGRKQALVLYSVDVHEKSDVDAMLERMKSSQFNTVNLSNNDLVKEHIRHLMGGRSDPSNEIFCQFIFPEKPGALRKFLDTFSPCWNITLFHYREQGELDASVLVGFQVSQGEMKEFQNQADKLGYSYEIESLNEASKLIIE
- the LOC132629955 gene encoding uncharacterized protein LOC132629955 isoform X2, whose protein sequence is MEIEDVYKPKHKISHTFSDFMIRITKFDELAEVGSRLLVGFQQGLVCLLLSEYLRRQPIEKYSELVERIIRDNETDRLSSYIEAGCLNAHDSVQNMSKLHTCHLGLQDHVNKAKCVVDELACLLKDAEAVVQSINCCLAQKGELNVGNGKDLLETSDDEEEASSVDSLKHVVIDTATLMAIVYSMVKSDYTMQEKIVSSLNLTSPSGELDSYSSMWSLRPYIDDEIMHKAWKLVR
- the LOC132629955 gene encoding uncharacterized protein LOC132629955 isoform X3 — protein: MEIEDVYKPKHKISHTFSDFMISSLYFRITKFDELAEVGSRLLVGFQQGLEYLRRQPIEKYSELVERIIRDNETDRLSSYIEAGCLNAHDSVQNMSKLHTCHLGLQDHVNKAKCVVDELACLLKDAEAVVQSINCCLAQKGELNVGNGKDLLETSDDEEEASSVDSLKHVVIDTATLMAIVYSMVKSDYTMQEKIVSSLNLTSPSGELDSYSSMWSLRPYIDDEIMHKAWKLVR